The Sphaerospermopsis torques-reginae ITEP-024 genome has a window encoding:
- a CDS encoding pentapeptide repeat-containing protein: MKETQTGKREIEEGYAELCNQDLREIILSGSNLSCANLKNVNLEKAIIKTATLFKINLQDGNLIAADLSGSNLSSAYLENANLSDAILRGTNFKGAKLQNTNLSGADLSGSDLSSAYLENANLSGAILRGTNLKGAKLQNTNLSGADLTDACLDHTLLKDIIIDNNTKINPKYYLIWEITNKEVENRNLSGQDLRRANLSGLNLTKAILKDTNLAQANLENTKLQRAILTGAILTEANLTRAKLTGANLRGAELTKSTIINANFAKANFGNTDLSQTNTKLTNVSTLNGAYYNDETKFPEGFDPKIKKMIWSNYQDPQWIKDLLNNKVEPQKYPPSREGQEKFKEELTKKYGHRCLISGCEIKEIIEAAHIIPYSKIESHDVANGLLLRVDLHRLFDAHLIAIHPTTREVLISEQIAKDYQDIRGIEIVSCLTGEDATKQQDALRYHGEQCNWIDKQLLE; the protein is encoded by the coding sequence ATCAAAGAAACACAAACAGGAAAAAGAGAAATCGAAGAAGGATATGCAGAATTATGTAATCAAGACCTGAGAGAAATTATATTAAGTGGTTCAAATTTAAGTTGTGCAAATTTGAAAAATGTGAATTTGGAAAAAGCAATAATAAAAACTGCAACCCTTTTTAAAATAAATCTCCAAGATGGTAATCTTATTGCTGCTGATTTAAGTGGTTCAAATTTATCTTCTGCATATTTAGAAAATGCTAACCTTAGTGATGCAATCCTGAGAGGTACGAATTTTAAAGGTGCAAAATTACAAAATACTAATCTATCTGGTGCTGATTTAAGTGGTTCAGATTTATCTTCTGCATATTTAGAAAATGCTAACCTTAGTGGTGCAATCCTGAGAGGTACAAATCTTAAAGGTGCAAAATTACAAAATACTAATCTATCTGGTGCTGATTTAACAGATGCTTGTTTAGATCATACTCTTTTAAAAGATATAATTATTGATAATAATACCAAAATTAATCCAAAATATTATTTAATTTGGGAAATTACTAATAAAGAAGTAGAAAATAGAAATCTCTCTGGACAAGATTTAAGAAGAGCTAACTTATCAGGATTAAATTTGACAAAAGCTATATTAAAAGATACAAACTTAGCTCAAGCTAACTTAGAAAATACCAAATTGCAAAGAGCTATTTTAACAGGAGCTATTTTAACAGAAGCTAACTTAACAAGAGCAAAATTAACAGGTGCAAATCTGAGGGGAGCAGAATTGACAAAATCCACCATTATAAATGCTAATTTTGCAAAAGCTAATTTTGGCAACACTGATTTAAGTCAAACCAACACTAAACTCACCAATGTTAGCACTTTAAACGGAGCATATTATAATGATGAAACTAAATTTCCTGAAGGATTTGATCCTAAAATTAAAAAAATGATTTGGTCAAATTATCAAGATCCTCAATGGATAAAGGATTTATTAAATAATAAAGTAGAACCACAAAAATATCCACCATCACGAGAAGGACAAGAAAAATTTAAAGAAGAACTAACAAAAAAATATGGTCATAGATGTTTAATTAGTGGCTGTGAAATTAAAGAAATTATTGAAGCAGCACATATTATTCCTTATAGCAAAATCGAATCTCATGATGTTGCTAATGGCTTACTTTTGAGAGTAGATTTGCATAGACTTTTTGATGCACACCTCATAGCTATTCACCCAACAACGAGAGAAGTATTAATATCTGAACAAATAGCGAAAGACTATCAAGATATTAGAGGAATAGAAATAGTAAGTTGTCTAACTGGTGAAGATGCTACTAAACAACAGGACGCGCTAAGATATCATGGTGAACAATGTAATTGGATAGATAAACAACTTCTGGAATAA
- a CDS encoding type II toxin-antitoxin system HicA family toxin codes for MKVKEVLKILEEDGWYIDRIRGSHRILKHQIKSGIVVLAGKLSKDLAEGTRKSIFSQAQLEDK; via the coding sequence ATGAAGGTTAAAGAAGTTCTCAAAATCCTGGAAGAAGATGGTTGGTATATAGATCGTATTAGAGGTAGTCATCGTATCCTCAAACATCAAATTAAATCGGGTATCGTGGTATTAGCGGGTAAACTTAGTAAAGACTTAGCGGAAGGGACTCGAAAGAGTATTTTTTCCCAAGCACAACTGGAGGACAAATAA
- a CDS encoding type II toxin-antitoxin system HicB family antitoxin, with product MKNYAVVYEWAGSNYSAYVPDLPGCVACGDTLQETEELIKEAIELYLEVLKEDGKPIPKPSTKVGQVAVMI from the coding sequence ATGAAAAATTATGCAGTAGTCTATGAATGGGCCGGTAGTAATTATTCTGCTTATGTTCCAGATTTACCCGGATGTGTTGCCTGTGGTGATACTCTACAAGAAACAGAAGAACTAATTAAAGAAGCTATAGAATTATATTTGGAAGTATTGAAAGAAGATGGCAAACCTATACCCAAACCTTCTACAAAAGTAGGTCAAGTTGCAGTGATGATCTAA
- the alaS gene encoding alanine--tRNA ligase yields MSSTPQYLSGNDIRALFLDFYSQRGHQPLPSASLVPEDPTVLLTIAGMLPFKPIFLGQRTPEFKRATTSQKCIRTNDIENVGRTKRHHTFFEMLGNFSFGDYFKEQAIAWGWEISTQVFGLPPESLVVSVFEEDDEAFNIWKDKIGVSEKRIKRMGEDDNFWVSGPTGPCGPCSEIYYDFHPELGDDHIDLEDDTRFIEFYNLVFMQYNRDAEGNLTPLQNKNIDTGMGLERMAQILQKVPNNYETDLIFPIVETATKIAKIDYHQSDENTKVSLKVIGDHVRSVVHMIADQIRASNVGRGYILRRLIRRVVRHGRLIGISGEFINQVAETAISLSENVYPSLRQREASIKAELAREEANFLKTLERGEKLLAEIIQEVKQKGLTSISGESAFTLYDTYGFPLELTQEIAEEQNLTVDVDGFNAEMQKQVERAKAAHETIDLTVQGSLDKLAEHIHSTEFLGYTQLATTAKIEVLLVNGISQEEAEAGTEVQIVLDKTPFYAESGGQIGDKGYISGDGILIRIEDVKKESDFFIHFGKIERGTIRVADQITAQIDTACRRRAQANHTATHLLQAALKKVVDESISQAGSLVSFDSLRFDFNCPRALTADEVQQVEELVNSWISEAHSAKIEVLPLAEAKARGAVAMFGEKYGDEVRVIDFPGVSMELCGGTHVSNTAEIGVFKIISEAGVSSGVRRIEAVSGASVLDYLNVRDQVTKDLCFRFKIKPEEIPDRITTLQTELRNSEKTIQTLKSQLAIVKSDSLLTTAETLGEHKIIVSQLEDVDAESLKDAAERLLQKIGNGAVVLGSIPEEGKVSIVAAFSSEVNKKGIQAGKFVGAVAKICGGGGGGKPNLAQAGGRDASKLPEALETAKNDLLAGLK; encoded by the coding sequence ATGTCATCAACTCCCCAGTATCTTAGCGGTAACGATATTCGCGCTTTATTCCTTGACTTCTATTCCCAACGGGGACACCAACCGCTTCCTAGTGCATCCCTCGTACCGGAAGATCCCACCGTACTGCTAACTATAGCGGGGATGCTACCATTTAAACCCATATTTTTAGGACAGCGCACACCGGAATTTAAACGCGCTACAACTTCTCAAAAGTGTATCCGTACCAATGATATCGAAAATGTGGGACGGACAAAACGCCACCATACATTTTTTGAGATGTTGGGTAATTTTAGCTTTGGTGATTATTTTAAAGAACAAGCGATCGCCTGGGGTTGGGAAATTTCTACCCAAGTTTTTGGTTTACCTCCTGAAAGTTTAGTAGTTAGCGTTTTTGAAGAAGACGACGAAGCATTTAACATCTGGAAAGATAAAATTGGAGTTTCAGAAAAACGCATTAAACGCATGGGAGAAGATGATAATTTCTGGGTTTCTGGTCCCACTGGTCCTTGCGGTCCGTGTTCAGAAATTTATTATGATTTTCACCCAGAATTAGGAGATGATCATATTGATTTAGAAGATGATACCCGATTTATCGAGTTTTATAACTTGGTATTTATGCAATATAATCGGGACGCAGAAGGAAATCTCACCCCATTACAAAATAAGAACATTGACACCGGAATGGGTTTAGAGAGAATGGCGCAAATTCTCCAAAAAGTTCCTAACAATTATGAAACAGATTTGATTTTCCCCATAGTAGAAACTGCGACGAAAATTGCTAAAATTGATTATCATCAAAGTGATGAAAATACCAAAGTTTCCTTAAAAGTCATTGGTGATCATGTTCGTTCTGTTGTACACATGATCGCCGATCAAATTCGTGCTTCTAATGTTGGTAGAGGTTACATTTTACGGCGTTTAATTCGTCGCGTTGTCAGACATGGAAGATTAATTGGAATTTCTGGGGAATTTATTAACCAAGTTGCAGAAACCGCAATTTCTCTTTCTGAAAATGTTTATCCCAGTTTGCGACAAAGGGAAGCATCTATTAAAGCAGAGTTAGCAAGAGAAGAAGCTAATTTCTTGAAAACTTTAGAAAGAGGTGAAAAGCTCTTAGCGGAAATTATCCAAGAAGTAAAACAAAAAGGTTTAACTTCTATTAGTGGTGAAAGTGCATTTACCTTATATGATACCTACGGTTTCCCATTAGAACTAACTCAAGAAATTGCCGAAGAACAGAATTTAACTGTTGATGTAGATGGTTTTAATGCAGAAATGCAAAAACAGGTAGAACGTGCAAAAGCAGCACACGAAACCATTGATTTAACAGTCCAAGGTTCTTTAGATAAACTTGCAGAACATATCCACTCTACCGAATTTTTAGGATATACTCAATTAGCAACCACAGCAAAAATTGAAGTATTGTTAGTTAATGGTATTTCCCAAGAAGAAGCAGAAGCAGGAACAGAAGTACAAATTGTCCTGGATAAAACCCCATTTTATGCGGAATCAGGTGGACAAATCGGAGATAAAGGTTATATTTCTGGTGATGGAATTTTAATCAGAATTGAAGATGTGAAAAAAGAATCTGATTTCTTTATTCACTTTGGAAAAATAGAACGTGGTACAATTAGGGTCGCTGATCAAATTACCGCCCAAATTGATACCGCTTGTCGTCGTCGCGCTCAAGCTAATCATACAGCAACCCATTTATTACAAGCTGCTTTAAAGAAAGTAGTTGATGAAAGCATTTCCCAAGCAGGATCATTAGTTTCTTTTGATAGCTTGCGGTTTGATTTTAACTGTCCTCGCGCTTTAACTGCGGATGAAGTTCAGCAAGTTGAAGAATTAGTAAATAGTTGGATTTCTGAAGCGCATTCAGCCAAAATCGAAGTATTACCTTTAGCAGAAGCAAAAGCTAGAGGTGCGGTGGCAATGTTTGGTGAAAAATACGGTGATGAAGTACGAGTAATTGATTTCCCCGGTGTTTCAATGGAGTTATGCGGGGGAACTCATGTTAGTAATACTGCGGAAATTGGCGTTTTCAAAATCATATCTGAAGCGGGAGTTTCTTCAGGAGTGAGAAGAATAGAAGCGGTGTCTGGTGCATCGGTTTTAGATTATTTGAACGTGCGAGATCAAGTTACCAAAGATTTGTGTTTCCGTTTTAAAATCAAACCGGAAGAAATACCCGACAGAATCACAACTTTACAAACCGAACTCCGCAACAGTGAAAAAACAATTCAAACCCTAAAATCACAACTTGCAATAGTTAAATCTGACAGTTTATTAACAACTGCGGAAACACTGGGAGAACATAAAATTATTGTTTCTCAACTGGAAGATGTGGATGCAGAATCATTAAAAGATGCAGCAGAAAGATTACTGCAAAAAATCGGTAATGGTGCTGTGGTTTTAGGTTCTATTCCTGAAGAGGGGAAAGTAAGTATTGTTGCTGCTTTTAGTTCGGAAGTGAATAAAAAAGGAATACAAGCAGGTAAATTTGTAGGTGCTGTAGCTAAAATTTGTGGTGGTGGTGGTGGTGGAAAACCCAATCTCGCGCAAGCTGGGGGAAGGGATGCAAGTAAGTTACCAGAAGCTTTGGAAACTGCAAAAAATGATTTGTTAGCAGGGTTGAAATAG
- a CDS encoding endonuclease/exonuclease/phosphatase family protein: MPLKKVMKITVMTFNLRCDKPDPGVRQWEKRVGAIASVIQHYQPDLVGTQEGKPHQLKDLQALLPEYKFVGGDRSGTGEDEHCAIFYKPELLKLQQTQDFYLSDTPEIPGSITWATRLPRMATWANFTFGNPGISLTIVNTHLDHEIAKARELGAGLLSLRLMEFPAEDYVILTGDFNAHSRTLERIILADNYRMQDTLANLPLAEQKTFHDFTGEPVDARDTIYGDRRFHIEQVIIENKQWQRVWPSDHFPVIVKLSIGNRE, from the coding sequence ATGCCATTAAAGAAAGTAATGAAAATCACAGTTATGACTTTTAACCTCCGCTGCGATAAACCAGATCCGGGGGTACGTCAGTGGGAAAAGCGTGTAGGTGCGATCGCTTCTGTTATTCAACATTATCAACCAGATTTAGTGGGTACACAGGAAGGTAAACCCCATCAACTGAAAGATTTACAAGCACTTTTACCAGAATATAAATTTGTTGGGGGCGATCGCTCTGGTACGGGAGAAGATGAACACTGTGCAATTTTCTATAAACCTGAACTTTTAAAACTGCAACAAACTCAAGATTTTTACCTCAGTGATACTCCAGAAATTCCTGGTAGTATTACTTGGGCAACTCGTTTACCACGCATGGCAACTTGGGCTAATTTTACATTTGGTAATCCTGGTATTTCCCTAACTATTGTTAATACTCATTTAGATCATGAAATTGCTAAAGCTAGAGAGTTGGGTGCAGGTTTGCTGAGTCTGCGTTTAATGGAATTTCCTGCTGAAGATTATGTAATCTTAACTGGAGATTTTAACGCCCATTCCAGAACTTTAGAAAGAATAATTTTAGCTGATAATTATAGAATGCAAGATACTTTAGCAAATCTGCCGTTAGCAGAACAAAAAACTTTTCATGATTTTACTGGTGAACCTGTGGATGCTAGAGATACTATTTATGGCGATCGCCGTTTTCACATCGAACAGGTAATCATTGAAAATAAACAATGGCAACGTGTTTGGCCTTCTGATCATTTTCCGGTAATTGTGAAATTAAGCATCGGGAATAGGGAATAG
- a CDS encoding helix-turn-helix domain-containing transcriptional regulator codes for MSKSTSYHEKLIQDLKDPLEAAAYIEVVLEEGDPKMLNKALKNIIEAQGGIEKLSTPIQQCYENLAQKLSEQGEIEFYSLSTLLDALGLHLAVSVKSA; via the coding sequence ATGTCTAAAAGCACTAGCTACCATGAAAAACTAATCCAAGACTTAAAAGATCCACTGGAAGCAGCAGCTTATATTGAAGTTGTTTTAGAAGAAGGCGATCCTAAAATGTTAAATAAGGCACTTAAAAATATAATTGAAGCTCAAGGTGGAATTGAGAAACTATCAACACCTATACAGCAATGTTATGAGAACCTAGCCCAGAAATTATCTGAGCAAGGAGAAATTGAATTTTATAGTTTAAGTACCTTATTGGATGCTTTGGGATTACATTTAGCAGTATCCGTTAAATCTGCTTAA
- the pdxA gene encoding 4-hydroxythreonine-4-phosphate dehydrogenase PdxA: MTNQCPRLAITLGDPAGIGSEVILKALADSEVSQNCDVAVVGSRDLLTKTYKNLTANTDNLLALVNPEELNVIDIDIDVPNSGEIITGVGNAASGAASFAYMEYAIAQTLAGDFDGIVTAPIAKSAWKAAGFDYPGQTELLAEKAGVERFGMLFVGRSPFTGWTLRALLATTHIPLCQVSQALTPQLLTKKLDLLAECLQRDFGIKNGKIAIAGLNPHSGEMGQLGTEEIDWLIPWLKAEQQKRPHLQLEGPIPPDTMWVKPGQAWYSDSNVKNIADAYLALYHDQGLIPVKLMAFDRAVNTTIGLPFVRTSPDHGTAFDIAGKGIADATSMKAAIQLAVELVKQRQSLPHAEAQRRGEEKDV; the protein is encoded by the coding sequence ATGACTAATCAATGTCCACGTTTAGCAATCACACTAGGAGATCCCGCAGGAATTGGCTCAGAAGTAATTTTAAAGGCTTTGGCTGATTCAGAAGTGAGCCAAAACTGTGATGTTGCCGTCGTGGGTAGTCGGGATTTACTCACTAAAACTTATAAAAATTTGACAGCTAATACTGATAATTTACTAGCTTTGGTAAATCCAGAGGAGTTAAATGTCATTGATATTGATATTGATGTGCCAAACTCAGGTGAAATTATTACCGGGGTGGGTAATGCTGCTAGTGGTGCAGCGAGTTTTGCTTATATGGAATATGCGATCGCTCAAACTTTAGCGGGTGATTTTGATGGTATTGTCACAGCACCTATCGCTAAATCAGCTTGGAAAGCTGCTGGTTTTGATTATCCGGGACAAACCGAACTTTTAGCCGAGAAAGCAGGTGTAGAACGTTTTGGAATGTTGTTTGTCGGGCGATCGCCTTTTACTGGTTGGACTTTGCGGGCTTTACTTGCTACCACACATATTCCTTTATGTCAAGTATCCCAAGCTTTAACACCGCAATTATTAACAAAAAAATTAGATTTATTAGCAGAATGTTTACAAAGAGATTTTGGGATTAAAAATGGGAAAATTGCGATCGCTGGTTTAAATCCCCACAGTGGAGAAATGGGACAATTAGGAACAGAAGAAATAGATTGGTTAATCCCTTGGTTAAAAGCAGAACAACAAAAAAGACCGCATTTACAACTAGAAGGACCCATACCACCAGATACAATGTGGGTTAAACCAGGTCAAGCTTGGTATAGTGATTCTAATGTTAAAAACATTGCGGATGCTTATTTAGCACTTTATCATGATCAAGGTTTAATTCCGGTAAAATTAATGGCTTTTGATCGGGCGGTAAATACTACTATTGGTTTACCGTTTGTGAGAACTTCCCCAGATCATGGAACTGCGTTTGATATTGCCGGAAAAGGTATTGCTGATGCAACCAGTATGAAAGCAGCGATTCAGTTAGCGGTGGAGTTGGTGAAGCAAAGGCAAAGTTTACCTCACGCAGAGGCGCAGAGACGCGGAGAGGAAAAGGATGTCTAA
- the petM gene encoding cytochrome b6-f complex subunit PetM — MGGEILNAAMLSFGLIFVGWGLGALLLKIQGAEE; from the coding sequence ATGGGCGGCGAAATCTTAAATGCAGCTATGTTGTCTTTCGGCTTAATCTTCGTAGGTTGGGGACTCGGCGCTTTATTGCTGAAAATTCAAGGCGCTGAAGAATAA
- a CDS encoding SDR family oxidoreductase has product MTLLIVGATGTLGRQVARRAIDEGYKVRCLVRSTKKAAFLKEWGAELVKGNLCDPETLVGALEGVNEVIDASTSRATDSLTIKQVDWEGKVALIQAAKAAGVERFIFFSILDADKYPNVPLMEIKRCTELFLAESGLNYTILRLAGFMQGLIGQYGIPILENQPVWVTGESSPVAYMDTQDIAKFAIRALSVPETQKQTFPVVGTRAWSAEEIINICERLSGKDARVTRMPIGLLRGVKSLLRFFQWGWNVADRLAFSEVLASGKPLNAPMEEVYTVFGLEQQQTATVETYLQEYFSRIMKKLKELDYEKTKSKKKKDKKTPFKQSSKANSQ; this is encoded by the coding sequence ATGACATTATTGATTGTCGGTGCTACTGGCACATTAGGAAGACAAGTAGCTCGTCGTGCTATTGACGAGGGGTACAAAGTACGGTGCTTAGTTCGCAGTACCAAAAAAGCTGCATTTCTCAAAGAATGGGGTGCAGAACTGGTGAAAGGCAACTTGTGTGATCCCGAAACCCTAGTAGGAGCATTAGAAGGTGTAAACGAAGTCATTGATGCTTCCACATCTCGCGCTACAGATTCATTAACAATTAAACAGGTAGATTGGGAAGGTAAGGTAGCATTAATTCAAGCCGCCAAAGCTGCTGGTGTAGAGCGTTTTATCTTTTTCTCTATTCTTGATGCTGATAAATATCCCAATGTACCGCTAATGGAAATCAAGCGATGTACAGAATTATTTTTAGCTGAATCTGGCTTAAATTACACTATTTTAAGATTAGCTGGGTTTATGCAAGGCTTAATCGGTCAATATGGCATCCCCATTTTGGAAAATCAGCCGGTGTGGGTGACAGGTGAGTCTTCCCCCGTGGCTTATATGGATACTCAAGATATTGCTAAATTTGCGATTCGGGCTTTGAGTGTACCAGAAACCCAAAAACAAACTTTCCCCGTTGTTGGTACTCGTGCTTGGAGTGCAGAGGAAATAATAAATATTTGTGAACGTTTATCAGGAAAAGATGCCAGAGTAACACGGATGCCTATAGGCTTACTGCGTGGTGTTAAAAGCTTACTGCGGTTTTTCCAGTGGGGATGGAATGTAGCTGATAGATTGGCTTTTTCCGAAGTTTTAGCCAGTGGTAAGCCCTTAAATGCGCCAATGGAAGAAGTATATACAGTATTTGGTTTAGAACAACAACAGACAGCCACAGTAGAAACTTACTTGCAAGAGTATTTCAGCCGGATTATGAAAAAGCTGAAAGAGCTAGACTACGAGAAAACCAAAAGCAAAAAGAAAAAAGATAAAAAAACGCCTTTTAAACAGTCATCAAAAGCTAATAGTCAATAA
- a CDS encoding NAD(+) kinase encodes MPKAGIIYNDVKPIATRTAIELKDQLTATGWDVCVTASIGGILGYSNPDSPVCHTPVEALTPPGFDSSMEFAVVLGGDGTVLAASRQVAACGIPLLTVNTGHMGFLTEAYLNQLPQAIEQVMAGEYEIEERTMLNVKVLRGETVLWEALCLNEMVLHREPLTSMCHFEIQIGHHATVDIAADGVIVSTPTGSTAYSLSAGGPVIIPGVPVLQLVPICPHSLASRALVFPNNEPVNIYPVNVPRMVMVVDGNGGCYVFPDDRVYLERSQYKARFIRLQSPEFFRVLREKLGWGLPHIAKPSSVELP; translated from the coding sequence GTGCCGAAAGCTGGCATTATCTACAACGACGTTAAACCGATAGCAACTAGAACCGCTATCGAACTCAAAGACCAGTTAACCGCAACTGGTTGGGATGTGTGTGTGACAGCCAGCATCGGTGGTATATTGGGCTACTCAAATCCTGATAGTCCTGTATGCCACACACCAGTGGAAGCTCTCACACCTCCCGGTTTTGATTCCAGTATGGAGTTTGCAGTGGTATTAGGAGGAGATGGAACTGTTTTAGCAGCTTCCCGCCAAGTTGCCGCCTGTGGCATACCATTGTTAACTGTGAATACTGGTCACATGGGATTTTTGACAGAAGCGTACCTTAACCAACTTCCCCAAGCCATAGAACAGGTAATGGCAGGTGAGTATGAAATCGAAGAACGAACCATGCTCAATGTCAAAGTGCTACGGGGGGAAACTGTTTTATGGGAAGCCTTATGTTTAAATGAAATGGTGTTGCATCGAGAACCATTAACTTCGATGTGCCATTTTGAAATTCAAATTGGTCATCATGCAACAGTGGATATTGCAGCCGATGGTGTAATTGTTTCTACTCCTACGGGTTCAACTGCTTATTCATTAAGTGCTGGTGGACCTGTGATTATTCCCGGTGTACCTGTGTTGCAGCTAGTACCAATTTGTCCCCATTCTCTGGCTTCGAGGGCTTTAGTATTTCCTAACAATGAACCTGTGAACATCTATCCAGTCAATGTACCCCGGATGGTGATGGTGGTAGATGGTAATGGTGGGTGTTATGTATTTCCAGATGATCGGGTATATTTAGAGCGATCGCAATATAAAGCTAGGTTTATTCGCTTACAATCACCAGAGTTTTTCCGCGTTTTACGGGAAAAATTAGGTTGGGGACTACCACATATTGCTAAACCAAGTTCTGTAGAGTTGCCATAA
- the nblR gene encoding response regulator transcription factor NblR has product MTFSHSACVLVIEPDDSLANQLAFDLQEAGYDAVMAHDAASGLQKCRDLQPALIVVDRMLTGESGLSLCKNLRTIGHRSPVLILMARDTVDDRVACLEAGADDYILKPYRSEDFLKLIRLYLKPDVDTNEQLRFGDLVLDIGIRRAIYNGRAIDLTMKEFELLKFFMEHPREVLTRDQILENVWGYDFMGESNVIEVYIRYLRLKIEDEGKKRLIQTVRGVGYVLRES; this is encoded by the coding sequence ATGACCTTTTCTCACAGTGCCTGTGTTCTGGTGATTGAACCCGATGATAGTTTAGCTAATCAATTAGCTTTTGATTTGCAAGAAGCCGGCTATGATGCTGTTATGGCTCATGATGCAGCCAGTGGTTTGCAAAAATGCCGCGATTTGCAACCGGCTTTAATTGTTGTAGATCGGATGCTGACGGGAGAATCTGGACTTTCTTTGTGCAAAAATCTCCGTACTATCGGCCATCGTTCCCCTGTTTTAATTTTAATGGCCAGAGATACAGTTGATGATCGTGTCGCTTGTCTAGAAGCTGGTGCTGATGATTATATTCTTAAACCCTATCGCTCAGAGGATTTTTTAAAGCTGATTCGTTTATATCTCAAACCTGATGTCGATACTAATGAACAGTTGCGTTTTGGAGATTTGGTGCTAGATATTGGCATCCGTCGCGCTATCTATAACGGTAGAGCTATCGACTTAACCATGAAGGAATTTGAACTATTAAAGTTTTTTATGGAACATCCCCGTGAAGTATTAACCCGTGATCAAATATTGGAAAATGTCTGGGGTTATGATTTTATGGGTGAGTCAAATGTGATTGAAGTATACATTCGCTACCTACGCTTGAAAATTGAAGATGAAGGAAAAAAACGCCTGATTCAAACGGTGCGGGGTGTAGGATATGTTTTAAGAGAATCTTAA